From Macadamia integrifolia cultivar HAES 741 unplaced genomic scaffold, SCU_Mint_v3 scaffold2471, whole genome shotgun sequence, one genomic window encodes:
- the LOC122066571 gene encoding L-type lectin-domain containing receptor kinase IV.1-like: MFVKFAVLFLLLARSVASQKNDPDFTYNGFGRVNMSLDGVAQITNNGLLMLVNSTKQQKGHAFYPHPLHIMNSSTGSVVSFSTTFVFAMFTQFISLGGTAMAFVIAPSRDFSGALPASYIGLFNTTTIGKTSNHVIAIELDCIKNPEFNDIDGNHVGVDINDLKSVKSVPASYYSDQENRHVNLTLFSGQAMQLWVEYSGPQKQLNVTLGSINVPKPTIPLLSMNIDLSPFSLDPMFVGFSSSSHTFDVNHYVLGWSFRMNGKAKELTLSQLPKLPRFGPKKKSKMFSVGVPVIVVTLLLVFIFIIQFVVKTKKKFAEVLEDWELDYRPHRFKYKDLYIATKGFKNNELLGTGGFGRVYRGVLPRSKAEVAVKRVSYNSTQGEREFVAEIVSIGKLRNRNIVPLLGYCRRKGELLLVYDFMPNGSLDKFLFDHTKIGMTVNWNQRFRIIKSVAAALLYLHEEWEKVVVHRDVKSSNVLIDKDFNGRLGDFGLARLYDHGTVPQTTHVMGTLGYLAPELCRNGKAKPSVDVFAFGVFLLEVACGRRPIELQALEERVVLVDWVLSCWSRGMILDTADPNLGRDYNVQEMELVLKLGLLCSHSIPNARPYMRQVVRYLEGEVPLSEVTLLGLSTTTNYRTSTSSGDVSGQCTSLGSGITRSSSVAESILSGGR; the protein is encoded by the coding sequence ATGTTTGTGAAGTTCGCAGTGTTGTTCCTTCTCCTTGCGAGATCTGTAGCATCACAGAAAAATGATCCTGATTTCACCTACAATGGGTTTGGAAGAGTTAACATGAGCTTGGATGGCGTAGCTCAGATTACAAACAATGGCCTCCTAATGTTGGTAAACAGCACTAAGCAACAGAAGGGTCATGCCTTCTACCCTCATCCTCTTCACATCATGAATTCATCTACAGGTAGTGTTGTCTCCTTCTCCACTACTTTTGTATTTGCCATGTTCACTCAGTTTATTTCACTTGGAGGTACTGCAATGGCTTTTGTGATCGCACCCTCTAGAGATTTCTCAGGTGCTTTACCAGCTAGTTATATTGGCCTCTTCAACACCACCACCATCGGCAAAACATCAAACCATGTCATTGCAATCGAGCTTGATTGCATCAAAAATCCTGAATTCAATGATATCGATGGAAACCATGTAGGTGTcgatatcaatgacttgaaatctGTCAAATCTGTTCCAGCTTCTTATTATAGTGATCAAGAGAATCGACATGTGAACCTGACCCTCTTCAGTGGACAAGCTATGCAACTTTGGGTGGAATATTCTGGTCCACAGAAGCAGCTTAATGTCACTTTAGGTTCAATTAATGTCCCTAAACCAACTATCCCCCTTTTGTCCATGAACATTGATCTCTCTCCATTCTCCTTAGATCCTATGTTTGTgggtttctcttcttcttctcacacCTTTGATGTAAACCATTATGTGTTGGGTTGGAGTTTTAGGATGAACGGGAAAGCCAAAGAACTAACACTCTCCCAGCTTCCTAAGCTTCCTCGTTTCGGACCTAAAAAGAAATCTAAAATGTTCAGTGTTGGAGTACCTGTGATTGTTGTTACTTTGCTGTtagtcttcatcttcatcatccaaTTTGTAGTTAAAACGAAGAAAAAGTTTGCTGAAGTGCTTGAGGATTGGGAACTGGATTATAGACCTCACAGGTTCAAATATAAAGATCTCTATATCGCCACCAAAGGGTTTAAGAACAATGAGCTTCTTGGAACTGGTGGCTTTGGTAGAGTCTATAGAGGTGTACTACCCAGATCCAAAGCCGAAGTTGCAGTGAAGAGAGTATCTTACAATTCTACACAAGGGGAAAGAGAATTTGTTGCTGAAATCGTCAGTATTGGTAAATTGCGGAATCGGAACATAGTACCACTCTTGGGGTATTGCCGACGTAAAGGAGAGCTTCTTCTAGTTTATGATTTCATGCCCAATGGGAGTCTAGACAAATTCCTCTTCGATCACACAAAAATAGGGATGACAGTCAATTGGAATCAAAGATTTAGAATCATCAAAAGCGTCGCGGCCGCGTTATTGTATCTACACGAAGAATGGGAAAAAGTTGTGGTTCATAGAGATGTGAAGTCTAGCAATGTCTTAATTGACAAGGATTTCAATGGAAGATTGGGAGATTTTGGACTTGCAAGATTATATGATCATGGAACCGTTCCTCAAACCACCCATGTAATGGGGACTCTTGGTTATCTTGCACCAGAACTTTGTAGAAATGGGAAAGCAAAACCCAGTGTGGATGTGTTTgcatttggggtttttttgcTTGAAGTTGCTTGTGGTAGGAGGCCTATAGAGTTACAAGCATTAGAAGAACGTGTGGTGTTGGTGGATTGGGTGCTCTCATGTTGGAGTAGGGGCATGATTCTTGATACTGCGGATCCAAACCTGGGAAGGGATTATAACGTGCAGGAAATGGAGTTGGTGTTAAAACTTGGATTGCTTTGCTCACACTCAATTCCAAATGCAAGGCCCTACATGCGACAAGTTGTGCGGTATTTGGAGGGGGAGGTCCCTCTATCGGAGGTGACATTACTTGGTCTAAGCACAACCACAA